The following proteins are encoded in a genomic region of Candidatus Cloacimonadota bacterium:
- the priA gene encoding primosomal protein N', whose protein sequence is MFAEIAIPINHPKTFTYQIHENLNPQIGQRVLVPFQYKLRTGIIVSFPETISFDPAKIKDVAEIIDDEPLVTAELLELARWISKYYFCPLGIVLKAMLPAGCKVESISKVSLKKSDTNNPNFHKLISFLQEKGTPVSISGLKNLNINSIFKTVLEMEEKGLIEIERSYKRKDPTRVENFIKIIGIPEGIKLTSRQSELYELLKKKNKPIAVRDIKGRFAYTIIKKLEEKKLVKKIKKKVQTNFFEHIEKIPAIVYDLTTQQLQVMEQIGEAIASEKYQTFLLHGVTASGKTEIYIRSMKDVIARGKKAILLIPEIALTPQTVERFYAHFGDDVAVLHSRQSDRERYYFWKAIRDNKKKIVIGPRSVIFAPLPNIGLIIVDEEHENSYKQSGQNPVYNGRDMAVLRGRMNDALVILGSATPNLETYFNVLKNKYKLLEMTKKVKNQFKPEFQIVDMKREKDHTEIFSQDLKNAIEDRLNKKEQIILFQNRRGYASYVQCVKCGYVFQCTDCNISLTYHAHKRSVVCHYCGKSNPMPQKCPKCGSRIFNFGSPGTEKIEQNLTYLFPKARIARMDRDTTTKKDSHQIIFTKVKNQYIDILLGTQMIIKGLDFPNVTLVGIISADVNLNLPDFRAAERNFQHITQVAGRTGRSEKKGKVILQTYNPNHYSIQYGKTQDFKAFFDYEISLREKLHYPPYTKLVRLLFQMGDEEKLKEVVYKARRDLKKYDNSNQIIILGPVTAPITKIRKQFRYHIVVKAFSTHAVFDFISWFKKNIKIPNYIKLTIDVDPVSLL, encoded by the coding sequence ATGTTTGCTGAAATTGCCATACCGATAAATCACCCCAAAACTTTTACCTATCAAATACACGAAAATCTTAATCCGCAAATAGGACAACGGGTTCTCGTACCATTCCAATATAAATTGCGAACAGGGATTATTGTGAGTTTTCCCGAAACAATATCTTTTGATCCTGCAAAGATTAAAGATGTGGCAGAGATCATTGATGATGAACCACTAGTAACCGCAGAATTGTTAGAACTCGCCCGTTGGATTTCCAAGTATTATTTTTGTCCGCTTGGAATTGTGTTAAAAGCCATGTTGCCGGCAGGTTGCAAAGTTGAATCTATCAGCAAGGTTTCTTTAAAAAAATCAGACACAAATAATCCGAATTTTCACAAACTAATATCGTTTTTACAAGAAAAAGGAACGCCTGTTTCTATTTCCGGTTTGAAAAATCTTAATATAAATTCGATTTTTAAAACTGTTCTTGAGATGGAGGAAAAGGGATTAATCGAAATAGAGAGAAGTTATAAACGAAAAGATCCGACCAGAGTTGAAAATTTCATCAAAATAATCGGTATTCCGGAAGGTATAAAACTGACTTCAAGACAATCCGAACTTTATGAGCTTCTCAAGAAAAAAAACAAACCAATTGCAGTCAGAGATATTAAAGGTAGGTTTGCTTATACTATTATTAAAAAACTGGAAGAGAAGAAGTTGGTAAAAAAAATTAAAAAGAAAGTTCAAACAAATTTTTTTGAACATATTGAAAAGATTCCAGCTATTGTTTACGATTTGACAACCCAGCAGTTGCAAGTGATGGAACAAATCGGGGAAGCGATTGCTTCGGAAAAATATCAAACGTTCCTTTTGCACGGAGTTACTGCAAGCGGGAAAACAGAAATTTATATCCGAAGTATGAAAGATGTGATTGCCCGTGGCAAAAAAGCCATTCTGCTTATTCCGGAAATTGCACTTACTCCTCAAACTGTGGAAAGATTTTATGCTCATTTCGGTGATGATGTAGCTGTATTGCATAGCAGACAGAGTGATCGAGAACGTTATTATTTTTGGAAAGCAATTCGGGATAACAAGAAAAAAATCGTGATTGGACCGCGTAGTGTGATCTTTGCTCCGCTGCCAAATATCGGATTGATCATTGTAGATGAAGAGCATGAAAATTCTTACAAACAATCAGGGCAAAATCCTGTTTATAATGGAAGGGATATGGCTGTTTTGCGTGGAAGAATGAATGACGCTCTTGTCATTTTGGGAAGTGCTACACCAAATCTGGAAACATATTTCAATGTGTTAAAAAATAAATACAAACTTCTTGAAATGACCAAAAAAGTGAAAAATCAATTCAAACCGGAATTTCAAATTGTGGACATGAAGAGGGAAAAAGATCATACGGAAATATTTTCTCAAGATCTGAAGAATGCAATTGAGGACAGATTAAATAAAAAAGAGCAGATCATTCTTTTCCAAAACAGAAGGGGGTATGCCTCTTACGTTCAATGCGTGAAATGTGGCTATGTTTTTCAATGTACCGATTGTAATATTAGCCTGACCTATCATGCTCATAAACGAAGTGTAGTTTGTCATTATTGTGGCAAAAGTAACCCAATGCCACAGAAATGTCCGAAATGCGGAAGCAGAATTTTTAATTTCGGTTCGCCCGGAACGGAAAAAATTGAGCAAAATCTCACCTACCTTTTCCCAAAAGCAAGAATTGCACGGATGGATAGAGACACAACAACCAAAAAAGACAGTCATCAAATAATTTTTACTAAAGTAAAAAATCAATATATTGATATTTTACTTGGAACTCAGATGATAATCAAAGGATTAGATTTTCCCAACGTAACCCTTGTGGGAATTATTTCTGCCGATGTAAATCTGAATTTGCCCGATTTTCGAGCTGCCGAGCGTAACTTTCAGCATATCACCCAAGTAGCTGGCAGAACGGGTAGAAGCGAGAAAAAGGGAAAAGTTATTTTGCAAACTTACAATCCCAATCACTACAGTATCCAATATGGAAAGACTCAAGACTTCAAAGCCTTTTTCGATTATGAAATATCTTTACGGGAAAAATTGCATTATCCTCCCTACACAAAATTAGTGCGTTTACTTTTCCAAATGGGAGATGAGGAAAAGCTAAAGGAAGTTGTTTATAAAGCAAGAAGGGATCTAAAAAAATACGACAACTCAAACCAGATAATAATTTTGGGACCGGTAACTGCTCCGATCACTAAAATTCGCAAACAATTTCGCTATCACATTGTTGTAAAGGCGTTTTCGACGCACGCCGTTTTTGATTTTATCTCCTGGTTTAAAAAAAATATTAAGATACCGAATTATATAAAACTCACCATAGATGTTGATCCGGTTTCGTTGTTGTGA
- a CDS encoding secondary thiamine-phosphate synthase enzyme YjbQ, with protein sequence MEVIKIETNYQFDFVNITTKIRNIVTESNISSGLVTIFVPHTTAGVTINEGADPAVAEDIIKELNTIIPLRNNYSHLEGNSAAHIKSSLMGCSQNVIVENGQLVLGTWQAIFFCDFDGPRHRKIFVKICEC encoded by the coding sequence ATGGAAGTGATAAAAATCGAAACTAACTATCAGTTTGATTTTGTAAACATTACGACAAAAATTCGGAATATCGTAACAGAATCGAATATTAGCAGCGGATTAGTTACAATATTTGTTCCTCATACTACTGCAGGAGTAACGATTAATGAAGGGGCAGACCCAGCAGTTGCCGAAGATATAATCAAAGAACTAAATACGATAATTCCTCTCAGAAATAATTATTCCCATTTGGAAGGAAATTCTGCTGCCCATATTAAATCAAGTTTAATGGGCTGTTCGCAAAATGTGATTGTAGAAAATGGTCAGCTTGTTTTGGGAACATGGCAAGCAATTTTTTTCTGTGATTTTGACGGTCCACGCCACCGAAAAATATTTGTAAAAATTTGTGAATGCTGA
- a CDS encoding PTS sugar transporter subunit IIA — MKKNQILTLKEASALLDISSETVLNLVSQKDIGAIKVGNQWRFTYEDIEKWKSVQKRENVEQIAIKNVTNRFMTFMDESLIMSDIIFKNRFDVLAQMSHFAKKQKVCTKNRWLFEMLCSREDLISTAVGNGIAFLHPRKIDAEKIKRPAILLGISKEGIEFRSLDKTPVNLFFLILMQSERDHLFALSYLSQLFRNESLREKIISIESKKKIFEILKIKL; from the coding sequence ATGAAAAAAAATCAAATCTTAACCCTAAAAGAAGCTTCGGCTTTATTGGATATTTCGTCCGAGACTGTTCTGAATCTTGTTTCGCAGAAAGATATCGGAGCCATTAAAGTCGGTAACCAATGGCGTTTTACCTACGAAGATATTGAAAAGTGGAAATCGGTTCAGAAACGAGAAAACGTAGAGCAGATTGCCATCAAAAACGTTACAAATCGCTTTATGACATTTATGGACGAAAGCCTTATTATGTCAGATATTATTTTTAAAAATCGTTTTGATGTGTTAGCACAGATGTCTCATTTTGCAAAAAAACAGAAAGTTTGTACAAAAAACAGATGGCTTTTTGAAATGCTTTGTAGCCGAGAGGATCTTATCTCTACTGCGGTCGGTAATGGAATTGCATTTCTGCATCCCAGAAAAATTGATGCGGAAAAAATAAAAAGACCGGCTATCTTACTTGGAATCTCAAAAGAAGGAATAGAATTTCGTTCCTTGGATAAAACACCCGTTAATCTCTTTTTTCTAATTCTTATGCAATCCGAGCGCGACCATCTTTTTGCTTTATCATATTTGAGCCAATTGTTTAGAAATGAATCCTTGAGAGAAAAGATAATCTCAATTGAAAGCAAAAAAAAAATTTTTGAAATACTTAAAATTAAATTGTAA